AGCTTCCGCGGCCATTGCGCCGGCCATGGCATTCGGGTGGACGCTGACCAGCGGATAATGATGGAATTCGAGGCGCAACTTGTCGGGATAGCGCGTCAGCAGCTCATTGACAAAGGGATACCAGGTTCCGCAGACGGGACACTCGTAATCGCCGAATTCGACCAGCGTCACGGGGGCGTTCTGCGGTCCGCGGCTGTGTCCGCCGGGCTTGATTTCAGCGCGGCTGGGAGTCGAAGGGTTCTCGACCGGCTGATCGGAACCACGGCTCAGGAACACTGCAGCACCCGCTGCAACGCCCACCGCCAAGATGATGACAATAACGGGTTTCATAAACTTCGGCATGCCACTGATAGTAGCTCAGCAGGGTGAGTTTGTTGAAAAAATACTTGCAAAGAAATGCCTCCGAGATGAAAATCCCGGGGTCTCATGCGAGACGTCAATTCCTAGTAGCGATTGGCTACTCCAGCCAGGGAAGGTAGTTGCTCGAGCCGGCTTTCCATATTTGGTATATTACGTCGATGTCCGAATATACCGAGCAGCACGCCAGGTCCGGAATCGGCGCCGATCTTCCAGCCATTGAAACCTGGCCCAATCAATTTCCGGGATATGAAATCACGATCGCGATGCCGGAATTCACTTCGATTTGTCCGAAGACCGGACTGCCCGATTTCGGCACGATTACGATCCGCTATCGTCCCGATAACCAATGTCTTGAACTGAAATCCCTGAAGGCGTACTTTACGGCGTATCGCAACCTCGGGATCTTTTACGAGAATGCTGTGAATCGGATTCTGCGCGACATCGTGAAGGCCTGCCAGCCGGTTTCGATCAAAGTCACCGGCGATTTCAGCACCAGAGGAGGGATGCGTTCGATTATCGAGGCGGAGTACCCTTCACCTTCCACTCTTTCTTCAAATCGTTAACTTCCTTATCATCCAGGACGTATTCCCAGAAAAATGAATCGAAGTCCGATGCTGTCCGGCCGGACTCGGCGACCAGCTTCTCGATATCCGTCTTTTTCGTGCCGAATGCCTGCGCGGCAGCTTCCGCTTTCAGTTTGAAGTTCTCGACGTCGAGCTCGGCCTTGACGATTTCGTTTCCCACGGTCTGGTAAAGATGATTCTGCATGCGTGCCACCAGGCGTCTGACTATGGAGGCGCGCATCAGCGAGTCGAGTTTCGCAATATCCATCCACTCGATCGGAACGCTCTGGTGCTTGCGATGATTGATCAGAGGCCACAGCCGCTCAACGTCGAGATTCAAAAAGCCGACAGGGTTGCCGTCGACTTCCACGACAACACGCACTTCCGGCGGTACCGGTTCCTTCCTGCTGGTGGACATTGTTCCTCCTGTCTGCCTCAGAATGCTTTCACTGCCGCTACAATATGACTGCTGCTGATGCCGTATTTCTCGATCAGAGCATCCGGCTGGCCCGAGCGCGGAATCTCGTGCACCGCAAGCTTCACGACTTTCGCCTGGTTCCCGACCGCTTCGAGCACGGCGTCTCCCAGTCCACCTTCTATGTAATGATCTTCGACCACCACAAGGCGTCCTCCGGTTTCCTTTGCAGCAGCGAGCAAGCCTTGCGCATCGATCGGCTTGACTGAATAGGCGTCGATGATCCGAATGGAAATCTTTTCTTTT
The DNA window shown above is from Terriglobia bacterium and carries:
- a CDS encoding thioredoxin domain-containing protein; the encoded protein is MPKFMKPVIVIILAVGVAAGAAVFLSRGSDQPVENPSTPSRAEIKPGGHSRGPQNAPVTLVEFGDYECPVCGTWYPFVNELLTRYPDKLRLEFHHYPLVSVHPNAMAGAMAAEAAGEQGKYWEMHDALFEHQREWGESPNPKPYFMNFASHIGLDLNRFEQSLSSPGLQSRILTDVSQAQDLHIEGTPTFFLNGQLIQPKLNMEELVQLVETRLHK
- the queF gene encoding preQ(1) synthase, coding for MSEYTEQHARSGIGADLPAIETWPNQFPGYEITIAMPEFTSICPKTGLPDFGTITIRYRPDNQCLELKSLKAYFTAYRNLGIFYENAVNRILRDIVKACQPVSIKVTGDFSTRGGMRSIIEAEYPSPSTLSSNR